From the Aquipuribacter hungaricus genome, one window contains:
- a CDS encoding class I SAM-dependent methyltransferase, whose protein sequence is MTSQTHGQDHHGSGSTGTDGVQDVDAVVAEMMRQEFWDARYAGEGLAWSGDPNPQLVAEVADLEPGRALDVGCGEGGDAVWLARRGWDVTAADLSPLALVKVEAVAAAAGVGDRVRTLHLDAVAQAPEPAAYDLVSAAFLHLPPEPRAAAIAGLAAAVAPGGTLLWVAHSPLDLALPGHGPRPPQLMPTETEVAAALDPQAWSLEVVEARPRTRTGEDGTEVLHHDVVVRARRTG, encoded by the coding sequence ATGACGTCGCAGACGCACGGGCAGGACCACCACGGCAGCGGGAGCACGGGGACCGACGGCGTGCAGGACGTGGACGCCGTCGTCGCGGAGATGATGCGGCAGGAGTTCTGGGACGCGCGCTACGCCGGCGAGGGCCTCGCCTGGAGCGGCGACCCCAACCCGCAGCTCGTCGCCGAGGTGGCCGACCTGGAGCCGGGCCGGGCGCTGGACGTCGGCTGCGGCGAGGGCGGCGACGCGGTCTGGCTGGCCCGCCGCGGCTGGGACGTCACCGCCGCGGACCTGTCGCCGCTCGCCCTGGTGAAGGTCGAGGCCGTCGCCGCGGCGGCCGGTGTCGGCGACCGGGTCCGCACCCTCCACCTGGACGCGGTGGCCCAGGCGCCGGAGCCCGCCGCCTACGACCTGGTGTCGGCGGCCTTCCTCCACCTGCCGCCGGAGCCCCGCGCCGCGGCGATCGCCGGGCTCGCGGCGGCCGTCGCCCCGGGCGGCACGCTGCTGTGGGTGGCGCACTCCCCGCTCGACCTCGCGCTGCCCGGGCACGGCCCGCGGCCGCCGCAGCTGATGCCCACCGAGACCGAGGTCGCCGCCGCCCTGGACCCGCAGGCCTGGTCGCTCGAGGTCGTCGAGGCGCGGCCCCGGACCCGCACGGGCGAGGACGGCACCGAGGTGCTCCACCACGACGTCGTCGTGCGCGCCCGCCGGACCGGCTGA